A part of Methanomassiliicoccales archaeon genomic DNA contains:
- a CDS encoding phosphate uptake regulator PhoU encodes MILLKREAVNLEIRRVQKTGSSTMTVSLPKDWVDQQGIKPGDPVSMIVLPDGTISIDPKRERKKDSTKRTIWVESNEASEHLTRKLIGAYLAGFNLIEVRSKDRLDHEIKHAVKDFARLVIGPEVIEETSNFLLLHDLSDPVELPQEKCVRRMHLIVSSMHKDAMESLSPYDVDLAHDICDRDADVDRLYWMAVKQYNLIIMDRRLSEKIGVDVFQGMNLMTVARGIERIGDHAEKIAKNILAAEEQGIGIENVEDLRRASKAALGILDSGIGSFFLKDIKKANNAIDQGKQVVINCESLSASTGSRNTAAAVIQTSILDSIVRTTMYGMDIAEIAINAAMREPQ; translated from the coding sequence ATGATCCTACTGAAGAGGGAGGCCGTGAACTTGGAGATAAGGAGAGTTCAAAAAACAGGTTCATCAACGATGACGGTGTCCTTGCCAAAGGACTGGGTGGACCAACAAGGGATCAAGCCTGGAGATCCTGTCTCCATGATCGTGCTTCCAGATGGGACGATAAGTATAGACCCGAAAAGGGAAAGGAAGAAGGACTCAACGAAAAGGACGATCTGGGTTGAAAGCAATGAGGCGTCAGAGCACCTTACTAGGAAGTTGATCGGGGCATATCTTGCCGGGTTCAATCTTATTGAGGTGCGGTCGAAGGACCGCCTGGACCATGAGATCAAGCATGCGGTCAAAGATTTTGCAAGACTGGTGATCGGGCCTGAGGTGATCGAGGAGACGAGCAACTTCCTCCTTTTGCACGACCTCTCTGACCCAGTAGAACTGCCTCAAGAGAAGTGCGTGAGAAGAATGCATCTGATAGTCAGCTCGATGCATAAGGACGCCATGGAGAGCCTGAGTCCGTATGATGTCGACCTGGCCCATGATATATGCGACCGTGATGCAGATGTGGATAGGCTCTATTGGATGGCCGTCAAACAGTACAACCTCATCATCATGGACCGAAGATTGTCAGAGAAGATAGGGGTTGATGTGTTCCAAGGTATGAACCTGATGACGGTGGCCCGAGGCATAGAAAGGATAGGCGATCATGCCGAGAAGATCGCGAAAAATATACTTGCTGCGGAAGAGCAAGGGATCGGGATCGAGAATGTTGAAGACCTGAGAAGGGCGTCAAAGGCAGCGTTGGGGATATTGGACAGCGGGATAGGGTCTTTTTTTCTAAAGGATATAAAAAAGGCCAACAACGCCATCGACCAAGGGAAACAGGTAGTTATTAATTGTGAGTCTTTGTCTGCCTCGACCGGATCGAGGAATACTGCGGCTGCAGTCATCCAAACATCGATACTGGACAGTATTGTAAGGACAACGATGTACGGTATGGACATCGCCGAGATCGCGATCAATGCCGCGATGAGAGAGCCCCAATAG
- the pstC gene encoding phosphate ABC transporter permease subunit PstC — protein MAMKVKAVDKLGKRLFEGGVQLVLLACAVFSLSTLVLVFYFLLSNSLPFFEKVTPGEFLTGDYWNPFSENPSYGVLPLLTGTFLVSLIAGIIAIPIGLGCSIYIAEIAPLKVKNILKPVIEVIAGIPSVVLGLFAVIVLADWVQRIFDPFSKLNALLAGLILAVMMIPIQVSIAEEAMNSVPRSLREASYALGATKWETIRHVVLPASLSGLIASVVLALGRAIGETMAVTMAAGNAAQVTSNPLFPVLTMPASLAIEIPEAVVGSTPYQALFAVGLLLFMITFAVNMIADIILTRFKEGYD, from the coding sequence ATGGCTATGAAGGTCAAGGCTGTTGACAAGCTCGGGAAAAGGCTTTTCGAGGGAGGTGTCCAGCTTGTCCTTTTGGCCTGTGCCGTCTTCTCCTTGAGCACACTGGTGCTCGTCTTTTATTTTTTGTTGTCCAATTCATTACCTTTCTTTGAAAAGGTCACCCCCGGCGAGTTCTTGACCGGGGATTACTGGAACCCGTTCTCTGAGAACCCCTCCTATGGGGTCCTTCCCCTCCTCACAGGTACCTTTTTGGTCAGTCTCATCGCTGGCATCATTGCGATACCCATAGGGTTGGGCTGTTCGATCTATATCGCAGAGATCGCACCGCTCAAGGTCAAGAACATATTGAAGCCAGTGATAGAGGTCATCGCAGGCATCCCATCGGTGGTCCTCGGTCTTTTCGCCGTGATCGTCCTAGCGGATTGGGTCCAAAGAATATTCGACCCGTTCTCAAAGCTAAACGCGCTCTTGGCAGGATTGATACTCGCCGTCATGATGATACCGATACAGGTCAGTATCGCCGAGGAGGCCATGAACTCGGTCCCTAGGAGCCTGAGGGAGGCCTCATATGCGCTCGGGGCGACCAAGTGGGAGACGATCAGGCATGTCGTGCTCCCCGCATCGCTCTCTGGACTGATAGCATCGGTCGTCCTCGCTCTGGGAAGGGCGATCGGAGAGACCATGGCCGTCACAATGGCAGCGGGCAATGCGGCCCAAGTCACCTCCAATCCATTATTCCCCGTTCTGACGATGCCGGCATCATTGGCGATAGAGATACCTGAGGCGGTGGTCGGCTCCACACCTTACCAGGCGCTCTTCGCGGTCGGGCTTCTGTTGTTCATGATCACCTTTGCGGTCAATATGATCGCGGACATAATCTTGACCAGGTTCAAGGAGGGATACGATTGA
- the gpmA gene encoding 2,3-diphosphoglycerate-dependent phosphoglycerate mutase yields the protein MIKIVLLRHGESEWNKENRFTGWTDVDLSEKGRSEAVNAAKLLIENGFTFDVAFTSVLTRAIRTLWIVLDEMDLMYIPINNSWRLNERHYGALQGLNKAEMAQKFGEKQVLIWRRSYDVRPPPLTVDDERYSGRDRRYKGLSIEQIPLTECLKDTVERVVPYWETAIVPELKKGSSVIVAAHGNSLRALMKYLDNIPDDEIVDLNIPTGVPLVYELDDDLRPVRHYYLGDPEELAKAIDAVARQGRSK from the coding sequence ATGATCAAGATCGTCCTTCTCAGGCATGGAGAGAGCGAATGGAACAAGGAGAACAGGTTCACCGGATGGACGGATGTGGACCTCTCTGAGAAGGGCAGATCTGAAGCGGTGAACGCCGCGAAGCTGCTCATAGAGAACGGTTTCACTTTCGACGTGGCCTTCACATCGGTGCTGACAAGGGCGATCAGGACATTATGGATCGTCCTTGACGAGATGGACCTGATGTATATTCCTATCAATAACTCCTGGCGATTGAACGAAAGGCATTATGGCGCCCTCCAGGGGCTCAACAAGGCCGAAATGGCCCAGAAGTTCGGCGAGAAGCAGGTCCTGATTTGGAGGAGGAGCTATGATGTACGGCCACCGCCGTTGACCGTCGATGACGAGAGGTATTCAGGAAGGGACAGGAGGTATAAAGGTCTGAGCATCGAGCAGATCCCCCTCACCGAATGCCTGAAGGACACTGTAGAAAGGGTCGTCCCCTATTGGGAAACAGCAATAGTCCCAGAACTGAAGAAAGGTAGCAGCGTCATCGTCGCTGCCCATGGCAACAGTCTGAGGGCGTTGATGAAGTACCTCGACAATATTCCTGATGACGAGATAGTCGATCTGAACATACCCACAGGCGTGCCCCTTGTCTATGAGCTTGATGACGACCTGAGGCCTGTCAGACATTATTACCTGGGGGACCCCGAAGAGCTGGCGAAGGCCATTGATGCCGTCGCGAGACAGGGAAGGTCGAAGTGA
- a CDS encoding PstS family phosphate ABC transporter substrate-binding protein produces MREKLAGGSAAGADNAITQMGSDTMHELCQLWASHFANETGISVTITGGGSGLGIAQFIQGNVDVAQASRPMKQSEKDTAIANGINPVEFKVAIDGIAVIVNADNKVESLTMEQLRGIYNGTYTNWNQVGGDNAPIVLYGRNSASGTYDYFKEVALLKGEYSSSMQQFSGNSQIVVQVEDNKGGIGYVGIGYAKEAAAADLPVEEMAETIHEQILRAED; encoded by the coding sequence ATGAGGGAGAAGTTGGCCGGCGGTTCTGCTGCAGGTGCCGACAATGCCATCACCCAGATGGGGTCTGACACGATGCACGAGCTCTGTCAGCTCTGGGCATCACATTTCGCCAATGAAACAGGCATATCGGTGACCATAACAGGCGGCGGCTCCGGTCTAGGCATCGCCCAGTTCATACAAGGGAATGTCGATGTGGCACAGGCCTCGAGGCCCATGAAGCAGTCTGAGAAGGATACCGCGATCGCGAACGGGATCAACCCAGTGGAGTTCAAGGTCGCGATCGATGGGATAGCCGTCATCGTGAATGCAGACAACAAGGTCGAGAGCCTGACCATGGAGCAGCTCCGTGGCATCTATAATGGGACCTACACCAACTGGAACCAGGTCGGTGGGGACAACGCCCCTATAGTCCTGTATGGTCGTAACTCTGCCTCGGGCACCTACGACTATTTCAAGGAGGTGGCCCTCCTTAAGGGAGAGTATTCCTCCTCGATGCAGCAGTTCTCGGGCAATTCACAGATAGTTGTCCAGGTGGAGGATAACAAAGGTGGGATAGGATATGTCGGTATAGGCTATGCGAAAGAGGCCGCGGCAGCTGACCTACCTGTAGAGGAGATGGCCGAGACCATCCACGAACAGATCCTCAGGGCCGAGGATTAA
- a CDS encoding carboxymuconolactone decarboxylase family protein, protein MGADEAVEKLHKEMGGFTPNTLHAIKKHHPELASLIHDMDRVIVEDGALDRKTKRLIALACVAVRMCEDCIYPQAKVAKNYGATREEIIEALNIAVLTGGVPTWSTAKRGIAELFEEWDEEEAEQAKYQTKERPKKGQAKRSKK, encoded by the coding sequence ATGGGGGCGGACGAGGCCGTCGAGAAGCTCCACAAGGAGATGGGCGGATTTACACCGAACACTTTGCATGCTATAAAGAAACATCACCCAGAGCTTGCGTCGCTCATACACGACATGGACAGGGTCATAGTGGAGGACGGGGCCCTGGACCGGAAGACAAAGAGGTTGATAGCACTTGCATGCGTAGCCGTGCGGATGTGCGAGGACTGTATTTATCCGCAGGCAAAGGTCGCGAAGAACTATGGTGCCACAAGGGAGGAGATCATCGAGGCCCTCAACATAGCGGTCCTGACCGGCGGAGTACCGACATGGTCGACAGCTAAGAGGGGGATCGCGGAGCTCTTCGAGGAATGGGACGAAGAAGAAGCAGAACAGGCAAAGTACCAGACCAAGGAGCGACCCAAGAAGGGCCAGGCGAAAAGGTCTAAGAAATGA
- a CDS encoding SDR family oxidoreductase, whose product MKNPVLVTGATSPVGKYLVKFLVGRGTRVKAMVYDMRKAEGLEDAGVEIFVGDLRDEEDVRLAMKEVDKVYLITPLVKDMADITRTVVKIAESEGVRKIVRQSLIDCGVDLLYEFWKKHRECDEIVRRSMMDHTFVRLNQLMQGFLKFNGRGIKEEGVIAKPCGEGRTSFVDAYDVAEAASLIIDGNWHEGKTYTFTGPEALSNKEVAERMSHVLGKPVRYEDIDEAKARTFLIDEGYGSWFADGFMEMYEVERRGLASTVTNDIERLIGRRPRRIESFIKENVEILR is encoded by the coding sequence ATGAAAAACCCTGTTCTTGTGACCGGGGCGACCAGCCCAGTTGGCAAGTACCTTGTCAAGTTCTTGGTGGGAAGGGGAACGAGGGTCAAGGCGATGGTGTATGATATGAGAAAGGCAGAAGGCCTTGAGGATGCCGGAGTGGAGATCTTTGTCGGCGACCTCCGCGATGAAGAAGATGTGAGACTGGCCATGAAGGAGGTCGACAAGGTCTATCTCATCACTCCTCTAGTCAAGGACATGGCAGATATCACCAGGACCGTTGTTAAGATCGCGGAGTCAGAAGGTGTAAGGAAGATCGTCAGGCAATCCTTGATCGATTGTGGCGTCGACCTCCTTTATGAGTTCTGGAAGAAGCATCGGGAATGCGATGAGATAGTCAGGAGGTCTATGATGGACCACACCTTTGTTCGTCTCAACCAGCTCATGCAGGGGTTCCTTAAGTTCAATGGGAGGGGGATCAAAGAAGAGGGGGTGATCGCAAAACCATGCGGTGAAGGCAGGACGAGCTTCGTTGATGCCTATGATGTGGCGGAGGCTGCGAGCCTCATCATCGATGGCAATTGGCACGAGGGAAAGACGTACACGTTCACAGGGCCCGAGGCATTGTCGAATAAGGAGGTCGCAGAACGGATGTCCCATGTCCTCGGCAAACCTGTACGATATGAGGACATCGACGAGGCCAAGGCAAGGACGTTCCTCATCGATGAAGGTTATGGCTCCTGGTTCGCCGATGGCTTCATGGAGATGTATGAGGTGGAGAGGAGGGGGCTGGCCTCCACGGTGACGAACGATATTGAGAGACTGATAGGGAGGAGGCCCAGAAGGATCGAGTCGTTCATAAAAGAGAACGTCGAGATACTAAGATGA
- a CDS encoding sulfurtransferase, protein MSEHPFPKGEGKVRWVSTSWLEDHIEDDILILDCQPQIHDYILEHIPGAVYAEEGHLRVSEYGRPGVYAPEDAIDAIFGRIGIEKGRPVVVATGVGQAKRWGDGLEQTHWAYCLARYGHDKIYVLDGGIDKWRSEGRRLTKEFPKKDTSQFVSEVNEDYYVDMEEVKELKDRGDVVLLDARPPPVYEGQGPWAKPGHIPGSINLPWRSIMEPGNTRKLRPIEEVRKAFTSVGATPDKLIICSCGTSREATCEFIALKWLLDYPSVHIYEGAYTEWSSYPENPTVVGKDPY, encoded by the coding sequence ATGTCAGAGCATCCATTCCCAAAAGGCGAGGGCAAGGTCAGGTGGGTATCCACATCCTGGCTCGAAGACCATATTGAAGACGATATCTTGATACTTGATTGCCAGCCTCAGATCCATGATTATATCCTGGAGCATATACCAGGAGCTGTATACGCTGAGGAGGGACATCTGAGGGTCAGCGAATATGGCCGACCAGGTGTCTATGCGCCAGAGGATGCCATAGATGCTATCTTCGGACGTATCGGCATTGAGAAGGGGAGGCCGGTCGTGGTCGCCACAGGTGTTGGCCAGGCCAAGAGATGGGGCGATGGCCTCGAACAGACCCATTGGGCCTATTGCCTGGCAAGGTATGGGCATGACAAGATCTACGTCCTCGATGGGGGCATCGATAAATGGCGTTCCGAGGGACGAAGGCTCACCAAGGAGTTCCCTAAGAAGGACACATCCCAGTTTGTGTCCGAGGTGAACGAGGACTATTACGTTGATATGGAAGAGGTCAAGGAGCTCAAGGACAGGGGAGATGTGGTGTTGCTAGATGCACGGCCTCCTCCGGTCTACGAAGGGCAAGGACCATGGGCCAAGCCGGGGCACATCCCAGGATCTATAAACCTTCCATGGCGCTCTATCATGGAGCCAGGCAACACAAGGAAGTTGAGACCGATCGAAGAGGTGCGCAAGGCCTTTACGTCGGTCGGGGCGACACCAGATAAGCTCATCATATGTTCCTGTGGCACGAGCCGGGAGGCGACCTGCGAGTTCATCGCGCTAAAATGGCTGCTCGATTATCCGAGCGTCCACATCTACGAGGGCGCTTACACGGAATGGAGCAGCTATCCCGAGAACCCGACCGTGGTAGGAAAGGACCCCTATTGA
- a CDS encoding YbhB/YbcL family Raf kinase inhibitor-like protein — translation MEKVKVALGFDRFPRKYTGEGENISPPISIDGAKGRSMAIVVDDPDCPTGTWVHWVIWNMPVVPLVPEAIEKRPHIERPFMAVQGTNSGDEIGYDGPLPPRGHGPHRYYFKVYVLDSEIDLEAGATKEDLMRAIRGRTIQQGETMATYERR, via the coding sequence ATGGAAAAGGTAAAGGTCGCTCTCGGGTTCGATAGATTCCCCCGCAAATATACTGGTGAGGGCGAGAATATCTCTCCGCCCATATCTATCGACGGCGCAAAGGGAAGGAGCATGGCGATCGTCGTTGACGATCCCGATTGTCCCACTGGCACCTGGGTGCACTGGGTGATATGGAACATGCCTGTGGTCCCTCTTGTTCCAGAGGCGATAGAGAAAAGACCTCATATAGAAAGGCCTTTCATGGCCGTCCAAGGGACGAACTCAGGCGATGAGATAGGATATGACGGCCCTCTCCCTCCCAGGGGTCATGGACCGCATCGCTACTACTTCAAGGTCTACGTGCTCGATTCGGAGATCGACCTTGAAGCTGGGGCCACGAAAGAAGACCTCATGAGGGCCATCAGGGGCAGGACCATCCAACAAGGTGAGACGATGGCCACGTACGAAAGGAGATGA
- the phoU gene encoding phosphate signaling complex protein PhoU — translation MSSRIQFTHELELLNKEVEEMGELARQAIEKAVKLIVTGDRALEDEVRRLDKEIYKYDNLIEKHCLDLIALHTPVAGDLRTISTCLKIIEDLNRIGRYASDIAEVADVFNGQKFKRMVNIPHMASLVVGMVTDAIDCFTTRNAEEARALFERDDEVDALYDSVFRETLTYLFENPNKITVGIHYILVARYLERIADHSCNIGERVVYMVTGERFDPMERKRAMKGNGRSMDEFVPRHELDEK, via the coding sequence ATGTCATCAAGGATTCAGTTCACTCACGAGCTTGAATTATTGAACAAAGAGGTGGAGGAGATGGGCGAGCTCGCGCGACAGGCCATCGAGAAGGCCGTCAAGCTCATCGTTACAGGCGACAGGGCGCTTGAAGATGAGGTCAGGAGGCTTGACAAGGAGATATACAAATATGACAACCTGATCGAGAAGCACTGTCTTGACCTTATAGCGCTCCACACCCCCGTCGCGGGAGACCTTAGGACGATCTCTACCTGTCTAAAGATCATAGAGGACCTCAACAGGATAGGACGCTACGCCTCTGACATTGCGGAGGTGGCCGATGTTTTCAACGGACAGAAGTTCAAGCGTATGGTGAACATCCCGCACATGGCCTCTCTAGTGGTGGGCATGGTGACCGATGCCATTGACTGCTTCACCACGAGGAACGCTGAGGAGGCTCGGGCCCTCTTCGAAAGGGACGACGAGGTGGACGCCCTCTACGACTCCGTCTTCAGGGAGACGCTCACCTATCTTTTCGAGAACCCTAACAAGATAACGGTCGGGATACACTACATCTTGGTAGCGAGATACCTGGAAAGGATCGCCGATCATTCGTGCAACATAGGCGAGAGGGTGGTGTACATGGTGACCGGTGAGAGATTCGACCCAATGGAAAGGAAGAGAGCGATGAAAGGAAATGGCAGGTCAATGGACGAGTTCGTACCAAGGCACGAGCTGGACGAGAAATGA
- a CDS encoding isocitrate/isopropylmalate dehydrogenase family protein, with translation MDAKDVVERAKEHFGKLVEDQLKRVEKMKMGGPWLDHSKLDKVVIGVVGGDGIGPYICRHAEDILRFLLKEDIASGKVEVRNIEGLTIENRVKAMKAIPDDVLEQIKECHVLLKGPTTTPKKGDPWPNIESANVAMRRELDLFANVRPVRVPEEGIDWIFFRENTEGSYILGSKGVNVTEDLAFDFCVATSQGSERIIRLAFEHAKKNGIDKVSVVTKANVVKTTDGKFLAIAEKVAKDYPGIKWDDWFIDIMTAKLIDPYRRRDFRVMVMPNLYGDILTDEAAQVQGGVGTAGSANIGTRYAMFEAIHGSAPRMVEEGRAQYADPSSIIKAAAMLLNHIGQVDKAEKLEMALDICCQFERKIKMTGRSDGATGAEFAKYIMDTLLREDLETVWRSYQKV, from the coding sequence ATGGACGCCAAGGACGTGGTCGAGAGGGCCAAGGAACATTTCGGCAAGCTTGTGGAAGACCAGTTGAAACGGGTCGAGAAGATGAAGATGGGGGGTCCTTGGTTAGACCATTCCAAGCTCGACAAGGTGGTCATCGGTGTCGTAGGTGGTGACGGGATAGGTCCATACATATGCAGACATGCCGAGGACATCCTCAGATTCCTTTTGAAAGAGGATATCGCATCTGGCAAGGTGGAGGTCCGGAACATCGAGGGATTGACCATCGAGAACCGCGTAAAGGCCATGAAGGCGATCCCAGACGATGTCCTTGAACAGATCAAGGAATGCCATGTCCTCCTCAAGGGACCTACCACCACCCCTAAGAAAGGCGACCCCTGGCCCAATATCGAGTCCGCGAACGTTGCGATGAGGCGTGAGCTGGACCTCTTCGCGAATGTCAGGCCGGTGAGGGTACCAGAGGAGGGCATCGATTGGATCTTCTTCAGGGAGAACACCGAGGGGTCCTATATCCTGGGGAGCAAAGGTGTGAATGTGACCGAGGACCTGGCATTCGATTTCTGCGTCGCGACGAGCCAAGGCAGCGAGAGGATCATCAGACTGGCCTTTGAGCATGCAAAAAAGAATGGAATAGACAAGGTGAGCGTGGTGACGAAGGCGAACGTCGTCAAGACGACCGATGGTAAGTTCTTGGCCATCGCTGAGAAGGTCGCAAAGGATTACCCGGGGATCAAATGGGACGATTGGTTCATCGATATTATGACCGCCAAGCTCATCGACCCTTACAGGAGAAGGGACTTCAGGGTCATGGTCATGCCTAACCTTTATGGTGATATCCTCACTGACGAGGCCGCACAGGTACAGGGGGGCGTCGGTACGGCTGGAAGCGCTAACATCGGCACAAGATATGCCATGTTCGAGGCGATCCATGGTTCCGCCCCGAGGATGGTCGAGGAGGGGAGGGCCCAATACGCCGACCCAAGCTCGATAATAAAAGCTGCGGCGATGCTCCTCAACCACATCGGGCAGGTCGACAAGGCAGAGAAATTGGAGATGGCCCTGGACATCTGCTGTCAGTTCGAGAGGAAGATAAAGATGACAGGGCGTTCGGACGGCGCGACCGGTGCCGAGTTCGCGAAGTACATAATGGATACGCTTCTAAGGGAAGATCTCGAGACCGTCTGGAGGTCGTATCAGAAGGTATGA
- the pstA gene encoding phosphate ABC transporter permease PstA — protein sequence MIFMVFRLCALTVLASLGIIILYIVVEGMGVMSWDFLTQDPMPSPTGSMTRGGIFSPLIGTFYLLLLVLGFSIPVGILGAVFLTEYVGHLKWSRYLWVIIHNLAGVPSIVYGLLGVALFVWYLGFGLSLLAAGLTLGIMVLPIIMVATREALDAVPRSLREASVALGCTKWQTIRHHVLPYSASGILTGTILSLSRAGGETAPILVTGVAANAALPSSVMEPFQALPYHIYIMVTQTSNIKESYPVAWGAALVLVALVVFMNAFAVLLRNRYRKKYRW from the coding sequence ATGATCTTCATGGTCTTCCGCCTCTGCGCGCTCACCGTTCTCGCTTCGTTAGGTATCATAATTTTGTATATCGTTGTGGAAGGGATGGGCGTGATGAGCTGGGACTTTCTGACCCAGGACCCCATGCCATCCCCGACCGGCTCAATGACCAGAGGAGGGATTTTCTCACCTCTCATAGGGACCTTCTATCTTCTTTTATTGGTGCTCGGTTTCAGCATTCCTGTCGGCATCCTGGGAGCAGTGTTCCTCACAGAATACGTGGGACATCTCAAATGGTCACGGTACCTCTGGGTCATCATTCACAATCTGGCTGGGGTCCCGTCCATAGTCTATGGGCTGTTGGGGGTTGCGCTATTTGTCTGGTACCTGGGCTTTGGTCTGAGCTTGTTGGCCGCTGGTCTCACCCTTGGTATAATGGTGCTCCCGATAATCATGGTCGCGACCAGGGAGGCCTTGGATGCCGTGCCCAGATCTCTAAGGGAGGCATCTGTGGCACTTGGTTGTACCAAATGGCAGACGATCAGACATCATGTCCTTCCCTACTCGGCGAGCGGGATACTCACCGGGACGATACTCTCGCTTTCAAGGGCCGGCGGGGAGACCGCCCCTATACTTGTGACGGGGGTGGCCGCCAACGCAGCCCTTCCATCTAGCGTGATGGAACCGTTCCAGGCGCTTCCATATCACATCTACATCATGGTGACGCAGACCTCGAACATAAAGGAGTCCTATCCGGTCGCCTGGGGTGCCGCGCTGGTCCTGGTTGCCCTGGTCGTGTTCATGAACGCATTCGCTGTCCTGTTGCGGAACAGATACAGGAAGAAGTACAGGTGGTGA
- a CDS encoding nitroreductase family protein: MDVLFSRRSIRRYKDRPVGDDDIHYILRAAMSAPSAGNERPWHFITIKERASLDKIMSFQPYSQMLKEAPMAILVCGDEKLEKYKGFWPQDCSAAMENMLLAACSRGLGAVWLGIYPVEDRIRPMREHMGLPEHVVPFALMALGHPNEEKPTNNRYDPSRVHSERWRGSS; encoded by the coding sequence ATAGACGTCCTATTTTCAAGAAGGAGCATCCGCAGGTACAAGGACCGGCCCGTGGGAGATGATGACATCCACTATATCCTGAGGGCGGCGATGTCGGCGCCTTCAGCGGGAAATGAGAGGCCCTGGCACTTCATAACGATCAAGGAACGCGCATCGTTGGACAAGATAATGTCATTCCAGCCTTACTCCCAGATGCTGAAGGAGGCCCCCATGGCGATCCTGGTATGCGGAGATGAGAAGCTTGAAAAATACAAGGGGTTCTGGCCTCAGGACTGCTCAGCGGCGATGGAGAACATGCTGCTGGCAGCATGCTCCAGAGGATTGGGGGCGGTATGGTTGGGGATATATCCGGTGGAGGACAGGATAAGACCGATGAGGGAGCACATGGGACTTCCTGAGCACGTGGTGCCTTTTGCGCTGATGGCACTGGGACATCCGAATGAAGAGAAGCCCACAAACAACAGATATGACCCTTCCAGGGTCCATAGCGAGAGATGGAGAGGTTCATCTTAG
- a CDS encoding phosphate ABC transporter ATP-binding protein: protein MQEEVQVVSQLSTQIEIQDLNVYFEQNHALKNVNINIEANEITAIIGPSGCGKSTFIRCINRMNDLIPGCTVKGKVMVDGKNIYDKDIDVVDVRKRIGMVFQKPNPFPKSIYENIAYAPRLHGVPDGSKNRKPTRKELDTIVENSLRKAALWDEVKDRLDRSAYNLSGGQQQRLCIARALAIEPEIVLFDEPCSALDPIATAKIEDLLIQIKKDYTVMIVTHNMQQAARVADRTAYFYLGELVEFGETKQIFENPKEKLTEQYITGRMG, encoded by the coding sequence ATACAGGAAGAAGTACAGGTGGTGAGCCAGTTGTCCACTCAGATCGAGATACAGGACCTGAACGTATACTTTGAACAGAACCATGCCCTGAAAAATGTGAACATAAACATAGAGGCCAATGAGATAACGGCCATCATAGGCCCCTCTGGATGCGGTAAATCGACATTCATCAGATGCATCAACAGGATGAACGACCTCATTCCTGGCTGTACGGTCAAGGGCAAGGTGATGGTCGATGGCAAGAACATCTATGACAAGGACATCGACGTCGTCGATGTTAGGAAAAGGATAGGGATGGTGTTCCAAAAACCCAATCCATTCCCGAAATCGATCTATGAGAACATCGCATATGCCCCCCGTCTCCACGGCGTACCAGATGGGAGCAAGAACAGGAAACCGACACGGAAGGAGCTTGATACGATAGTGGAGAACTCGCTCAGAAAGGCCGCCCTATGGGATGAAGTTAAGGACCGTCTGGACAGATCAGCATACAACCTGTCTGGAGGTCAGCAGCAGAGGTTGTGCATCGCAAGGGCATTGGCGATCGAGCCTGAGATCGTATTGTTCGACGAACCATGCTCGGCGCTCGATCCGATCGCCACGGCGAAGATCGAGGACCTGCTCATCCAGATAAAGAAGGACTATACTGTCATGATCGTGACGCACAACATGCAGCAGGCGGCCAGGGTCGCCGACAGGACAGCATACTTCTACCTTGGTGAGCTGGTAGAGTTCGGCGAGACCAAGCAGATCTTCGAGAACCCCAAGGAGAAGCTCACGGAGCAATACATCACAGGGAGGATGGGATGA